Part of the Lotus japonicus ecotype B-129 chromosome 6, LjGifu_v1.2 genome, GGTTATCATTACTTATCTTTGAAAAATAGTTAGGGGATTTCTAGTTGGATAAAGTTAGGTTTGATATGGTTAAATTTTATAGAATTAAGTTGAAAATAGACAACTTGTGTTTTGGAAGTGATATTAAAAAGTAAGTTTTAAAAATGAACATTTCTTAGAATAAAGTGAAATcacaaaattaataaaattagtatAAGATGATAGATATAGATAGTATCAAGTTGTTGTCTCAATATAGGAAATCTTGTAAAATAGCACTTAACATACTTTGATTTaacttttcaaaaataaatactTTGATTTaacgaaaaaaatattaataatcatatttttttaaacacatTTGTTAAGTTTGAAACACACTTGTATTTAGCATTGGCTTAACCCGGAGATCAAGTGGTTGAAATATAATTGGTTTGGGTTGAGAAGCTAGTTATGGAGATGTGCATGTTGGAAACTTTGAACTCATTGTTGGTTGAGTTGTGGGCTATTAACCCAGTTTTGGAGTTAATTTTAAAAGATGCTAATTCTCGAGGGATCTTCGATTGACTCTCTTAAAGTTCCTGAGTTGATTATGGTAAGTGTTGTGTTAGTCAGCCTTTATATGGAGCTGGTTGTTAGCATTTGTTATGTTATGTCATTTCCTATGTCGAGATTAATTTCTAAAGAAGTCATTTTGATGGTTGATTATTTAGCTAAACCCACTCATGtgtttaattttgatgtacATTTATTTCACCCCCTTATGAAGTATCATAGTTTACTCATTTCAGACAACTACGAGGCTGTGAGGTCTAAGAATGTCACCGATTTATAACCCGGGTTTTATAACACACGTTTATTTAACATAAAAACGAACATACAAAATGGATCATTTTGTTAGACTTTTgtacataaaaaaatatatatgcaaAGAATATATTCATTAAGCACAAGGGGTGTTAACCCATATACAAGAggaggagaaaagaaaagagaaaaaaaatacagGAAGGAAAGGTATTAGACTTTTGTACATGCATAGTGTACTTTCTAGAAAAGTAAAGTagtgcacttttttttttgttaattacaCAACTAGTATGAATCACCACTTAAAGTGGCTATAcctaatttattattaatttttatgttttgaaatcGCGGGTGAGCAATTTTACTTTCTTTGTTAGCGACGGCAAGAATTCCGCCACAAAGTTCTAGtatataatataaaggaattaaTGACGCAATGTGAAGAGAGAATTTTCTGTCACAAGCTATATTCCAACGCTAACTTACTTGCGATGGAAACATTGCATGACAAAATTCCACCGCCAATTTAATACATATCATCcactaggattttgtgacggcaTAAGTTTCGTCGCAAGTTAGTTCGTCTCAAAATACTTTGCGATGGAAAAATTCTTTCCATCACTAATTCCTTTTATATTATAGACTAGGATTTTGTAACGGATCTTTCtccgtcactaataaaaaaagtaaaagaattgAGAAAAGGGTCTAGAAACTTGCAGTGGtcatttcaaaacaaataataataataataataataataataataataataagcaATTTATACTAGTtgtgtaattaaaaaataaagcgCAATactttggtaaaattttcaaacAAGTACACTATGCATGCATGTATAAGAGTCcataaaaatgatatttaaacaccctaataataataaataatttagaacATCTCTCATTTGATGCAATCATCATTTGGTGCAATTAGAGAAGCCGATGTCACCTAACTCTTATACTTAAACACCCTAATAAAGTAATAACAATAAATATCTAAGAATACCCCTCGTTGGATGCAATCAGAGAAGTTGCTTCTTGTGATTAATTCCTTGAGTCATTTGATCTATGCATATACTCTCGGTGTCTAAAGATGTTTAAGTGTTCTAGTTATGAGAACTCAAAGTCCATTTTGTTAAGTTGCTTCTTGTGAAACAGAAAAAAAAGTGGATCAGTATGGTGTTATTTTCCCGTTTTATCCCATGAACGAAATGGAGCGAAAGTTGTGGAAACACAATGAATCTCATGAAAGAGTCACATCGCTAAGCACGAGCCACGAGCACGTAATATATACAAGAGGAAAAACACACTTTTGTTTCTGGCACCGTGGTACCCTGTTCATCAGCAACAAACAAACATCATCGTGTAAGCACAATCCGTAGTATCTATCTCACAATATTAGATTCATTGACAAAACAGGTGACATAAAATAATACAAAAACATGTCCATAGAGCATTTATCACTACTGTTAGCACATTGATTTCAGCTGTTCCCTGAAAATTTTCAACATATTTTCAAACGTAACAATCCCCATCAAGGTCCCATCCTCTTCCACAACCCACGCGTAACTCACCCTGTGTGCAAGTGCCTGAATCATCACCGCCACCAACGAGCTCCACGGATAGCAAACAGTTACAGTCGCCTCCGTTCTCCTCGCCCCCCTCGCCGCCGAGGACTTCCAGCTCTTCCCGGAGCTGCCAAAGTCCTCATCCGACGAAGAAGACGTTGAAGAAAACGACGGCCAAGAAGGTAGCACAACCCCACTTTCATCGCCACCAAGCAACAACTCCACAGCCGCACCTAGATTCTGTTCCTCGAGTCTCTCTTTCACCAGCTGGACCATGTCCTCCGGCGGGGAACCACAGTCTATGTAGGCCATGAGGTCACCGGCGGAGAGAGTGGCAATGGCGGGGGCGACGGCCTCGTCGCAGGAGTTTAGCATGGAAGGGGAGATTTCACCGACGAGCTTCCCCTGCGGGTCGACAATGGCGACGGAGGATTGGTGGAGGAGGGAGGCGGTGAGAAGGTTCAGAGCAGAGGAAGCAGGGTCGTCGTAGCTGACGGCGAAGATGTTCTGTGTGTCGATGACGTTGAGGGTGTTGATGGGGCTTGCTGGTGTTGGGGAGAACACTCCGATTGAGTTGATGAGGAAGCGAATCACGTCCTCTTGTGTGAGCCAACAGTAGGTGCGGTTTTTGTTGTGCAGGGTTCTTGACCACTCCAAAGATTCAACCTCTTTTCTCCTTGTCCTGTTCTCTTTGTGTATGGGTATCACCAGATTGTGCACCCCTTCATACATAGCATCGATTCCCTCCAATAAGCtgcaatcaaattaaacacatCAAACAAACTGCATgtttccaagtcaaaattaatttttgagtTAAGTTTTCAAGTTACTTCttccaaaatcaattattaaCACTCAAAACTTCAATTTGGGGGGAGGAGGTGAGGTTCCTCTTGCTGCAGTTCTTTTTGTGAACTCGGATGTTTTGACTTCTTTGCCACGTGATTGACTAATGCAATGCATTGACGAAtcacttaaaaaaatttataacactcaaaattattttaggTGATTTCAAGTATCCTTATGTAACTATAGACTCATATATGAGGCCGGCTTAGAACATCATAGTAGAATTGTGTATAATGGACAAAAAGCACCTCTCAGCATAGAATCACTCCTACTTCGAAGTAGGATAGGAGGTTTTTCGTCCATTAATTGAGATTTTACTACATAATTTTACTAAATGCAAGAGTTCGAATCTTCAATCAATGAGAGATGACTCAAAATGTGGTTGTTTATGTCTACCTAAGTTGGCGTGTAATGAAATATGTTTGTTATTGTACACatttataaaattgattttgtaaTATCATATATAGAATCTCACAATAGAAGCTAATCTCTCTAACTTTTAACTAAATCAATTACTCTTTCTTAAACTAAGTTTGTGCATTTGAGTTGTAGAATTGATTCTAGCAAAATTAAATTTCCTATAgtaataattactaattaacaAGGTTAAAATAACAAATTCCCATTCCCATTAATTTTGCACGTTACAAGCTTTAATATGGCAGTTTGCTTCCATGTTTTAATTGGTCAAAGGTCAAAAAAATCACCTTAAAAAATTATCGtagatattaatttattttttcccaaTTTATGGAGTCAAACTGAATTTAAAGCCACACAAAAGTCACGGAATTAACAGAGCCACACACATACACACGAGACACGCGTGACCCTCCTCTCGCATAATGGATGGAATATTCTACAAACAATTAAGAGAGATGCGGAAACCAACCAACCTGGCATTGGGTTGTAGGTGGCGGAGGAGGGCGGCGGAATGGTCAGGGAGGAGAACGGAGACGGGGGAGCACAGGGCGGCGGAAGGGGAAGCGAGGTTGAGGGGTTTGCAAAGGAAGCAGATGATGTCGACCATGCAAACCTTACCGATGCATATGCAATCCTTATCCTCCTGTTTGTCTTCGTCAGATTGTaatttgttgatgttgttgGTGAGGGAATGGTGGCAGTTCCAGACGCTGAGGTGGTGGGTGTCTCCGGCGGTTCTCTTTAAGGCGGAGAGGGCGTCGGCGACGGTGTCGGTGAGACGAAGGGACCTGAGCGCGGGTTTGCCAAGACAGAGATCGGAAACCTCATAACCTGATAACAATTTAACTGCCATACACAGAgggatttcaatttcaatttcaattgcaATGTTGATTACGAAtgggagaggagaagaagaagaagaatcagaatgttgttgagattgagaGAGAAACGGAAGGAGAAAAGAGTATTTATAGGAGGAGCACATGGCTTTGATTTGGAGAACACAAGGCCACTGAATATTCAGGAACcgttcaaattaatttttttaaatttgacaaaaaaagataaaaaaaagtatttactatttaccaaagaaaaaaaatgtttccAGGGCTGCCGTCAATTTTGTAACCTAATGGGTAGAGTTTACCATGTGAGTTTGGATACCAATTAAATTAACGTTTGATCCAGTTAGGGCATCGCGTCCTGGAGCTAGCGTCATGCCCCTTGGGTGGAGGATCTTCATACTGTTGGGCGGGTCCTCCAGTTGACTTGCGCCTTGTTAGCTTGAAGGTTTCGCGCCACGAGGGGTTCGATGAGTCAAGTCTAGGACACGCTTGAACTCAGCGTCTTGCGGGCATGTGAACCGGTCTCTTCATAAGCTGAGCGGCTCGACCTACACAGGAATGAACGAGCGTCTCATGCGAGTCCACCTCTTAGGACTTAGACAGAATCCTTGCGAGTTGGGCTAGTCCTTGACTAAAGTTTCATTAAGCTGTTCTAAGACCCATTTTGTAATAGATTGCCCCCCTATAAAAGACAAAACCTCATTCATAACAAATAAGGTTCTTTCTTAAGCTCAATAATGGTTGCATAAAACCCTAAATCTAGGATCTCCATGTTCATGCAAGAACAACGTTAAAATCATTTGATCGCAAttcataaataattaaataaatattcacTTTTTACTTACAAAGGACATATTGATATCCAAACAAAGCCTAGTTTAGTTGAAATTTTCACtgtgtatttttatatttttccgAATAATTTATCGAATTAGAATGGTTGAGAAACTGTTTCTGTATTTTTTACCATATGTAATATGTTATTCAATTGGGCACTAGGTTGGTTTCTACTATACGTGTGTGTAATTTGATACAAAACTACCATACAACTTTTTCATACCTGATTATCAGTATCTCAAAAGGGCCCGCCCGAATATTTTGTCGTTTTTTGGCTGCAGTATTGATATATTTAGGTAGCAGTAGCCTGTTGCTTTTGATACTTTCTCATTCTTAGGAGTTAGGTTTGCTAATACATGGCTCACAATTTTATTCCAAACCCATCTTTCTAATCAGAGGGAAAAATCATATGGTTCAGTACAAATACCTCTTCTTTCTCATCCCTTAAATCTCTGTACTAGTAATTAACTAATTATCATATGAGAGCATCTCTACCGCATATACCTTAGCTCAATTCTTAGCTTAAGATACAGTTGGAGAAAGCTAAGGAAGGGTAGCTTATGTTAAACACCATTGTCTTCCACAAATAACTCGTTCGTACTAGGATCTTAAATAAAAGAATAGTTATTTCCCTTCATGCTTCAACAAATATGCATTTGAGCAAAATTTGAGACCAATCAAAATGCAGGCATTGAGTGCAAAATACAAATATATGCGATATTGTGGGTGGCTGTTAGGGTGCAATTGCAACCTAGGTATTGTACCATGCAAAAGCCAATTTTACCTGTTATAACAGGTAAAAGTTACCTgctgaaaaaatatttaaaaagacattttacaaaaatatccacCTCTCTTTCCTTTTCTCCATCCTTGTCCTCCACCGCAGCTCCTCCTCCCTCTACCACCATCTCCCTCATCCCTTCATGCACATCCTAAGAACCCAAATAGATCTGTTACTGTAGCCTTGCACCACCGAGATCCCCGTCGGAAAAAGGCACACGAACTAAATCCTCCGCCAGAAAACCCACGCGAATCCAGATCTCAGCATCCCCTTCGACATCGAGGTCGACGTGGCGGAGGGACCCGCCGTGGATTGTAGCGGAGGGACCCTGGTTTGGTGTGCAGGTGGTTC contains:
- the LOC130724392 gene encoding CBS domain-containing protein CBSX5-like; its protein translation is MAVKLLSGYEVSDLCLGKPALRSLRLTDTVADALSALKRTAGDTHHLSVWNCHHSLTNNINKLQSDEDKQEDKDCICIGKVCMVDIICFLCKPLNLASPSAALCSPVSVLLPDHSAALLRHLQPNASLLEGIDAMYEGVHNLVIPIHKENRTRRKEVESLEWSRTLHNKNRTYCWLTQEDVIRFLINSIGVFSPTPASPINTLNVIDTQNIFAVSYDDPASSALNLLTASLLHQSSVAIVDPQGKLVGEISPSMLNSCDEAVAPAIATLSAGDLMAYIDCGSPPEDMVQLVKERLEEQNLGAAVELLLGGDESGVVLPSWPSFSSTSSSSDEDFGSSGKSWKSSAARGARRTEATVTVCYPWSSLVAVMIQALAHRVSYAWVVEEDGTLMGIVTFENMLKIFREQLKSMC